From the Hyphomicrobium sp. ghe19 genome, one window contains:
- a CDS encoding CtpF protein, whose amino-acid sequence MSKHAPDSPSEEPVLEDGGSSDLPPADRARPIPRISIQAFCDDPQVADALQYAADDRRLSKAHVSVHMGGIGAAVAHYLDSPTPNLIILDSALKGSQLLVELDRLAESCDPGTKVIVVGRHNDVLLYRELLKRGVAEYLVSPVDPMGLMESISNLYNNPETDPVGHVFAFIGAKGGVGSSTICHNVAWTMSEVLKSDVTIADLDLAFGTTGLDFNQDPVQGIAEALATPERLDDQLLDRLLTKCSQHLSIFAAPVVLDRDFDISPEACAIVIDVARQNVPFVAVDLPHGWSPWSKRVLMQADQVVITAVPDLANLRNAKNIIDLLKTSRKNDEKPHLILNMANVPKRQEISVKEFEQALGLKVISVIDYDSETFSQAANNGQMIGEFNSKAKSIEKFHELAFRLTRRKDTKAEKPSSPLSAIAPILEKLKLKR is encoded by the coding sequence ATGTCCAAGCACGCTCCAGATAGCCCAAGCGAGGAACCGGTGCTCGAAGATGGTGGCTCGTCGGATCTCCCTCCGGCCGATCGCGCCCGTCCCATACCGCGAATTTCCATTCAAGCCTTTTGCGATGATCCGCAGGTTGCCGACGCGCTTCAGTATGCAGCCGATGATCGCCGGTTGTCGAAAGCGCACGTCAGCGTCCACATGGGCGGCATTGGCGCGGCCGTCGCGCACTATCTCGATAGCCCGACGCCCAATCTGATCATCCTCGACAGCGCTCTGAAGGGCAGCCAATTGCTCGTCGAACTCGATCGGTTAGCGGAGAGCTGCGATCCGGGAACGAAGGTCATCGTCGTCGGGCGGCACAACGACGTGCTTCTCTATCGCGAGCTCTTGAAGCGCGGCGTCGCGGAGTATCTCGTCTCTCCCGTCGATCCGATGGGGTTGATGGAGAGCATTTCCAATCTCTACAACAATCCGGAGACCGATCCTGTCGGCCATGTCTTCGCATTCATCGGAGCGAAAGGCGGCGTCGGTTCATCGACCATTTGCCACAACGTGGCGTGGACGATGTCGGAAGTTTTGAAATCGGATGTCACGATCGCCGATCTCGATCTCGCGTTCGGCACCACAGGCCTCGATTTCAATCAGGATCCTGTTCAGGGCATAGCTGAAGCATTGGCAACGCCGGAGCGTCTGGACGACCAGTTGCTCGATCGCCTGCTGACGAAATGCTCGCAGCATCTTTCCATTTTTGCGGCGCCCGTCGTACTCGACCGCGACTTCGACATTTCGCCTGAAGCTTGCGCCATCGTCATCGATGTGGCGCGCCAGAATGTGCCGTTCGTTGCCGTCGATCTGCCGCATGGTTGGTCGCCGTGGTCGAAGCGCGTCCTGATGCAGGCCGACCAGGTTGTCATCACGGCCGTTCCGGATCTTGCAAACCTGCGGAACGCCAAGAACATCATCGATCTTCTCAAAACGTCGAGAAAAAACGACGAGAAGCCGCACTTGATCCTGAACATGGCAAACGTGCCGAAGCGCCAGGAAATCAGTGTCAAGGAATTCGAGCAGGCTCTTGGCCTCAAGGTCATCTCGGTGATCGACTACGATTCCGAAACCTTCAGCCAGGCGGCGAACAACGGTCAAATGATCGGCGAGTTCAACTCGAAGGCGAAGTCGATCGAGAAGTTCCACGAATTAGCGTTCAGGCTAACGCGGCGTAAAGACACTAAAGCGGAAAAACCAAGTTCGCCGTTGTCGGCCATCGCGCCGATCCTGGAGAAGTTGAAGCTCAAGCGTTGA
- a CDS encoding CpaF family protein, whose protein sequence is MFGRRSNDQSSERRVAQQAPEPQAAAAVIEPRASTPARAPAAPSPTPQRAEAVAETQRRHSEEYYDVKTTVFNALIDTIDLTQLSKLDSIAAREEIRDIVSEIIQIKNVVMSISEQEELLEDICNDVLGYGPLEPLLARDDIADIMVNGAGTTFIEVGGKVQKTNVRFADNQQLMNICQRIVSQIGRRVDESSPICDARLPDGSRVNVIAPPLAIDGPALTIRKFKKDRLRLEQLVKFGSITPDAKTILEIIGRVRCNVLISGGTGSGKTTLLNCLTGSIDDDERIITCEDSAELQLQQPHVVRLETRPPNLEGEGEIKMRDLIKNCLRMRPERIIVGEVRGPEAFDLLQAMNTGHDGSMGTLHANSPREALSRLESMIMQGGYALPIKTIREMICGSIDVIVQASRLRDGSRKITHITEVMGMEEETITLQNLIIYEITGEDAHGKLIGRHRSTGITRPRFMERAEYYGETERLTRALVQSEIEDKHGSPLGDRNG, encoded by the coding sequence ATGTTCGGTAGGCGCTCCAACGATCAATCGTCAGAGAGGCGCGTTGCGCAGCAGGCTCCTGAACCGCAGGCAGCCGCCGCCGTTATCGAACCGCGCGCATCGACGCCGGCGCGAGCACCCGCCGCGCCGAGCCCCACGCCGCAGCGAGCTGAGGCCGTCGCCGAGACGCAGCGGCGGCACTCGGAAGAGTACTACGACGTCAAAACGACCGTCTTCAACGCGCTGATCGATACGATCGATCTTACGCAGCTGTCGAAGCTCGACAGTATTGCGGCGCGCGAAGAAATTCGCGATATCGTCAGCGAAATCATTCAAATCAAAAACGTCGTGATGTCGATTTCCGAGCAGGAAGAACTGCTCGAGGACATTTGCAACGACGTGCTCGGTTACGGCCCGCTCGAGCCTCTTCTGGCGCGAGACGACATTGCCGATATCATGGTGAACGGCGCCGGCACGACGTTCATCGAGGTCGGCGGCAAGGTTCAAAAAACCAACGTCCGGTTCGCCGACAATCAACAGCTCATGAATATCTGTCAGCGCATCGTCAGCCAGATCGGCCGGCGGGTCGATGAATCGAGCCCGATTTGCGACGCGCGTCTTCCCGACGGATCGCGCGTCAACGTCATTGCGCCGCCGCTCGCGATCGATGGGCCCGCGCTGACGATTCGTAAATTCAAAAAGGACCGTTTGCGCCTCGAGCAGCTGGTCAAGTTTGGGTCGATTACGCCGGATGCGAAGACGATCCTCGAGATCATCGGGCGCGTTCGCTGCAACGTCCTCATTTCGGGCGGCACAGGTTCCGGCAAGACGACGCTTCTCAACTGTCTTACGGGTTCGATCGATGATGACGAGCGCATCATCACGTGCGAGGACTCGGCCGAGCTTCAGCTGCAACAGCCGCACGTTGTGCGTCTCGAGACGCGGCCGCCCAATCTCGAGGGCGAAGGTGAGATCAAGATGCGTGATCTCATCAAGAACTGCCTTCGTATGCGTCCGGAACGCATCATCGTCGGTGAGGTCCGCGGACCGGAAGCGTTCGATTTGCTGCAGGCGATGAACACGGGCCACGACGGTTCGATGGGCACGTTGCACGCCAATAGCCCGCGCGAAGCGCTGAGCCGCCTCGAGTCGATGATCATGCAAGGCGGCTACGCGCTGCCGATCAAGACTATTCGCGAGATGATTTGCGGTTCCATCGACGTGATCGTTCAGGCGTCGCGCTTGCGTGACGGCTCGCGCAAAATCACGCACATCACTGAAGTCATGGGCATGGAAGAAGAGACCATCACTCTTCAAAACCTGATCATCTACGAAATCACCGGCGAGGACGCGCACGGCAAGCTGATCGGCCGGCACCGGTCGACGGGCATTACGCGGCCCCGCTTCATGGAACGCGCGGAATATTACGGTGAGACGGAACGCCTGACACGAGCGCTCGTCCAGTCCGAGATCGAAGACAAACACGGCAGTCCGCTCGGTGATCGCAATGGGTGA
- a CDS encoding type II secretion system F family protein has product MGDLDLFSLMVPLLAALAFAGAVFAIAYPYFADDRQSKRLQSVSSARGSRISGGAGDLQSSRKKSVADSLKEIDDRQKADKKVTLSLRLMRSGSKMTPREFYIASALLGALFASIAIFIMGLPLSGAVVAAIVGGFGMPRWILNKMISRRQQKFVSQLANAIDVVVRGIKSGLPLSECLQVISRESPEPLASEFREVVEQQRLGVSIADGLERMCDRMPISDVRFLTIVIGIQQQSGGNLSEALSNLSNVLRDRQMLALKVKALSAEAKASAMVLASLPPGVMTMVFLSSPAYIMPLFTTTIGHFMVAGGAAWMMMGVLVMKKMINFKF; this is encoded by the coding sequence ATGGGTGATCTCGACCTTTTTTCGCTCATGGTGCCGCTGCTTGCGGCGCTCGCATTCGCCGGCGCGGTGTTCGCGATCGCGTATCCATATTTTGCCGACGACCGGCAGTCGAAGCGGTTGCAGAGCGTATCCAGTGCTCGAGGCTCGCGCATTTCCGGAGGCGCCGGCGACCTGCAAAGCAGCCGCAAGAAGTCCGTCGCGGATTCGCTGAAGGAAATCGACGACCGCCAGAAAGCCGACAAGAAGGTGACGCTCAGTCTGCGGTTGATGCGGTCCGGCTCGAAAATGACCCCGCGAGAATTCTATATTGCGAGCGCGCTGCTTGGCGCTCTTTTCGCGTCGATCGCGATATTCATTATGGGGCTGCCGTTGAGCGGCGCCGTCGTCGCGGCTATTGTCGGCGGGTTCGGCATGCCGCGCTGGATCCTCAATAAGATGATCAGCCGGCGTCAGCAGAAATTCGTTTCGCAATTGGCGAACGCCATCGACGTCGTCGTGCGCGGCATCAAGTCCGGCCTGCCGTTGAGCGAATGTCTTCAGGTCATTTCGCGCGAAAGTCCGGAGCCGCTTGCCAGTGAGTTCCGTGAAGTCGTCGAGCAGCAGCGGCTCGGCGTTTCCATCGCGGATGGCCTGGAGCGGATGTGCGACCGCATGCCGATATCGGATGTGCGCTTCCTGACCATCGTCATCGGCATTCAGCAGCAATCCGGCGGCAACTTGTCTGAAGCGCTCTCGAATCTTTCGAACGTTCTCCGTGACCGGCAAATGCTGGCGCTCAAAGTGAAGGCGCTTTCGGCTGAAGCGAAAGCGTCCGCAATGGTGCTTGCCTCGTTGCCGCCAGGTGTCATGACAATGGTCTTTCTTTCTTCGCCTGCGTACATCATGCCGCTTTTCACAACGACGATCGGGCACTTCATGGTCGCGGGCGGCGCGGCGTGGATGATGATGGGCGTTCTTGTCATGAAGAAGATGATCAACTTCAAGTTCTAG
- a CDS encoding type II secretion system F family protein: MLSFVDVVMDPQFIATVLAAVCVFATVLTIALPMLQRDQMNRRMKEMAIERGKMRSARLAELATKDRPQSGRLRATPKGFMQQVVDQLKLRERFDNEELRENLKRAGLRGQANIVSFMFFRVAAPIVIFFFALFYLFVLYDSGYSALVNVLMALAAGFLGFYVPNMFISNRVQKRQLAIKQAWPDALDMLLICVQSGMSVEAGFAKVGKEIVTQSVELAEEMMLTTAELSYLQDRRQAYENLAKRTGLPGVKSVMTALVQAERYGTPVGQALRTMAKENREIRQSEAERKAAALPPKLTVPMIVFFLPVLFIVILGPAGISYMQMEK, from the coding sequence ATGTTGTCGTTCGTCGACGTTGTAATGGACCCGCAATTCATCGCGACGGTGCTGGCCGCCGTCTGCGTGTTCGCGACGGTTCTGACGATTGCGTTGCCGATGTTGCAACGTGATCAGATGAACCGGCGCATGAAGGAGATGGCCATCGAACGCGGCAAGATGCGGTCGGCCCGTCTCGCGGAATTGGCGACGAAGGATCGGCCCCAGAGCGGGCGGTTGCGAGCGACGCCGAAGGGCTTCATGCAGCAGGTCGTCGATCAGCTGAAGCTTCGCGAGCGCTTCGACAACGAGGAATTGCGTGAAAACCTGAAGCGCGCCGGTCTTCGCGGGCAGGCGAATATCGTGTCCTTCATGTTCTTCCGCGTCGCCGCTCCGATCGTGATTTTCTTTTTCGCGCTATTCTATCTCTTTGTTCTCTACGACAGTGGCTACTCTGCGCTCGTCAATGTCTTGATGGCATTAGCCGCGGGGTTCCTCGGCTTTTACGTGCCGAACATGTTCATCTCCAACCGCGTTCAGAAACGGCAGTTGGCGATCAAGCAAGCGTGGCCGGATGCGCTCGATATGCTCCTGATATGCGTGCAATCGGGCATGTCGGTCGAGGCGGGCTTTGCGAAGGTCGGCAAGGAGATCGTCACCCAGTCGGTCGAGCTGGCCGAGGAAATGATGTTGACGACGGCAGAGCTGTCGTATCTGCAGGATCGCAGGCAGGCATATGAGAATCTGGCCAAGCGGACGGGACTGCCCGGCGTCAAATCGGTGATGACGGCGCTTGTACAAGCCGAGCGTTACGGCACGCCGGTCGGGCAAGCGCTCAGAACGATGGCGAAGGAAAATCGCGAGATCCGGCAGTCGGAAGCCGAGCGCAAAGCTGCTGCTCTGCCGCCGAAGCTGACAGTTCCAATGATCGTGTTCTTTTTGCCCGTGCTTTTCATCGTCATCCTCGGCCCGGCCGGCATCAGTTACATGCAGATGGAAAAGTAG
- a CDS encoding tetratricopeptide repeat protein: protein MTRFEHPFACVVLRPRRLGTLAALTASLLLGACSASTDLLPSIAMKPNDTKTADAGPSSPQNELQKATIYWGNEYNKKPTELRPALNYAKNLKALGEKDKALAVLQQVSLLHGNDPEVASEYGRLALEMDQVGVANQMLTLADDPTKPDWRIVSARGTVMAKQGKYTEAIPFYERALTLSPNNPTVTNNLAMAYAMNGDPKRAEGLLRQAVSSSGATPKIRENLALVLGLQGRYDESKAIASGVLNTDTASANAAYLKQMVKIEPTTSMPDASSFAANTSVSPAAPVQKAAATAGSLPVTQGVWQTSTDEPLPVAH, encoded by the coding sequence ATGACGCGTTTCGAGCATCCCTTCGCATGTGTAGTGCTGCGGCCCCGGCGCCTCGGCACCCTCGCGGCCCTGACCGCGAGCTTGCTCTTAGGGGCCTGCTCCGCGTCAACCGATCTGTTGCCGAGCATCGCCATGAAACCGAATGACACCAAGACCGCCGATGCCGGCCCATCGTCTCCACAAAACGAGTTGCAGAAGGCCACGATCTACTGGGGCAACGAGTACAACAAGAAGCCGACCGAGCTTCGCCCGGCGCTCAACTATGCGAAAAATCTGAAAGCCCTCGGCGAAAAGGACAAGGCTCTCGCCGTCCTTCAGCAGGTCAGCCTGCTTCATGGCAACGATCCGGAAGTCGCCAGCGAATATGGCCGCCTCGCGCTTGAAATGGATCAAGTCGGCGTCGCCAATCAGATGCTGACGCTGGCCGACGACCCGACGAAACCCGATTGGCGCATCGTCTCGGCGCGCGGCACGGTCATGGCGAAGCAGGGCAAGTACACCGAGGCTATCCCATTCTATGAACGCGCACTGACGCTTTCACCCAACAATCCGACCGTCACGAACAACCTCGCGATGGCTTACGCGATGAACGGCGATCCGAAGAGGGCCGAGGGTCTGCTCCGCCAAGCGGTATCCTCGTCCGGAGCGACGCCGAAAATTCGCGAAAACCTCGCGCTCGTACTGGGTCTCCAGGGCCGCTACGACGAATCGAAAGCCATCGCCTCCGGCGTCCTCAACACCGATACCGCCTCCGCCAACGCGGCTTACCTGAAGCAAATGGTGAAGATCGAACCGACGACCTCCATGCCCGACGCGAGCAGCTTTGCCGCCAATACCTCGGTCAGCCCGGCGGCTCCCGTCCAGAAGGCAGCGGCAACGGCCGGTTCTCTGCCGGTGACGCAAGGCGTCTGGCAAACGAGCACCGACGAGCCGCTGCCGGTCGCGCACTGA
- a CDS encoding M17 family metallopeptidase codes for MTETTAWTAAETFALGAAAADDIPVHFVPSDGVDAIGSLDDVQRAWLKAQKFSGNAKRTVLIPGADGNIASVALGVGNGQQGEPSGPSELLAGLLGSGLPAGTYRFASELAHADLAALAWSLGGYSFSRYLKKDKNGSRPKLRLANAGSDRIINTAEAVWLGRDLINTPASDMAPADIEAIARVLADRHGADISVTTGDELLTENFPLIHAVGRASPRQPRLIDMSWGPAGAPKITLVGKGITFDTGGLDIKPASAMLLMKKDMGGAATALALAHMIMGQGLKCRLRVLIPTAENSVGGDAFRPGDVIASRLGLSVEIGNTDAEGRLVLADALALADADEPDSIFVFATLTGAARTALGPDLPAFFTNDDDLARSLPPLAASIGDPLWNLPLWDGYRRHLDSDIADMNNVWESPFAGAITAALFLKRFVTRARRFAHFDLYGWRPAARPLGPKGGEPQTARAVMEQLRRELTS; via the coding sequence ATGACCGAGACGACAGCCTGGACGGCGGCGGAAACATTTGCACTTGGCGCTGCGGCCGCTGACGACATCCCTGTTCATTTCGTTCCGTCCGACGGCGTCGATGCCATCGGCTCGCTCGACGACGTTCAGCGCGCCTGGCTCAAGGCGCAGAAGTTTTCAGGGAATGCCAAGCGCACCGTTCTTATTCCGGGCGCGGACGGAAACATCGCGTCCGTCGCGCTCGGGGTCGGCAACGGCCAGCAGGGGGAACCGAGCGGCCCATCCGAATTGCTTGCCGGGCTTTTGGGTTCAGGATTGCCGGCGGGAACGTATCGCTTCGCTTCGGAGCTGGCGCACGCCGATCTTGCCGCATTGGCCTGGTCTCTCGGCGGCTACTCGTTTTCGCGCTACCTGAAGAAAGACAAGAACGGCAGCCGCCCCAAACTGCGGCTCGCCAATGCGGGCTCCGATCGCATCATCAATACTGCCGAAGCCGTCTGGCTCGGCCGGGATCTGATCAACACGCCCGCGTCGGATATGGCGCCTGCCGATATCGAAGCCATCGCGCGTGTGCTCGCCGACCGCCACGGGGCTGATATTTCGGTGACCACCGGCGACGAGCTGCTGACGGAGAACTTTCCTCTCATTCATGCCGTGGGCCGCGCGAGCCCGCGGCAGCCGCGTCTCATCGACATGAGCTGGGGGCCGGCCGGCGCGCCGAAGATCACGCTCGTCGGCAAGGGCATCACGTTCGATACCGGCGGTCTCGACATCAAGCCCGCGAGTGCGATGCTGCTGATGAAGAAGGACATGGGTGGCGCTGCGACGGCGTTGGCGCTCGCGCACATGATCATGGGGCAGGGTCTCAAGTGCCGGCTTCGCGTGCTGATCCCGACAGCGGAGAACTCTGTCGGTGGCGATGCCTTCCGGCCGGGCGATGTGATTGCAAGCCGTCTTGGTCTCAGCGTCGAGATCGGCAATACGGACGCGGAAGGGCGGCTTGTGCTCGCCGATGCGCTGGCTCTCGCCGATGCGGACGAGCCCGACAGCATCTTCGTTTTCGCAACGCTGACCGGCGCGGCGCGAACCGCTCTTGGGCCGGACTTGCCTGCGTTCTTCACGAATGACGATGACCTGGCGCGCAGCCTGCCGCCGCTTGCCGCCTCCATCGGCGATCCTTTGTGGAATCTGCCGCTTTGGGATGGTTACCGCCGTCATCTCGACAGCGATATTGCCGACATGAACAACGTCTGGGAATCGCCATTCGCCGGCGCCATTACCGCGGCGTTGTTTCTGAAGCGCTTTGTCACCCGGGCTCGCCGTTTCGCCCACTTCGACCTATATGGGTGGCGACCGGCGGCTCGGCCCCTTGGCCCGAAGGGCGGGGAGCCGCAGACGGCCCGCGCAGTGATGGAACAACTGAGGCGAGAGCTCACCTCGTGA
- a CDS encoding C40 family peptidase — MTTGVSQRTAGALDPRRNVFRPDLAAKSLEGVVRAERYVTGEPGFVVRSTVPLRKQPDPSCGFETEVLFGESLTIFDDANGWAWVQLARDGYVGYLRSDTIARGAIRPTHRVQTLGTFLYGAPDIKSPPIMHLALNTPIAVIGGDDRFLELESGGFIYARHASVKDRFVRDYAEIAERFIGTPYLWGGRTRVGIDCSGLVQTALQAAGIPAPRDSDMQQAELGDNVLVSEDLEGLARGDLVFWKGHVGIMLDGVMFIHANAYHMVVAVEPLSEAARRIAKSGSHISAIKRLAGHAPSF, encoded by the coding sequence GTGACCACTGGAGTTTCGCAACGGACCGCAGGCGCCCTCGATCCGCGCCGCAACGTCTTTCGTCCGGACCTCGCGGCGAAATCGCTCGAGGGCGTGGTTCGTGCCGAGCGTTACGTCACCGGAGAACCCGGTTTTGTCGTGCGTTCCACGGTGCCGCTTCGCAAGCAGCCCGATCCGTCGTGTGGTTTCGAAACCGAAGTTTTGTTCGGCGAGAGCCTGACAATCTTCGACGATGCCAACGGCTGGGCGTGGGTTCAGCTCGCGCGCGACGGGTACGTCGGCTATCTGCGCTCGGACACGATTGCGCGCGGCGCGATACGTCCAACCCATCGCGTGCAGACGCTCGGGACATTTCTTTACGGCGCACCCGACATCAAGTCGCCGCCGATCATGCATCTCGCACTCAACACGCCGATTGCGGTTATTGGCGGCGACGATCGATTTCTCGAACTCGAGAGTGGCGGTTTCATCTACGCGCGGCACGCCTCTGTGAAAGATCGCTTTGTGCGCGATTACGCAGAAATCGCCGAGCGCTTCATCGGTACGCCGTATCTCTGGGGGGGCCGCACGCGCGTCGGAATCGACTGTTCGGGCCTTGTGCAGACGGCGCTTCAGGCTGCGGGCATTCCGGCGCCGCGCGACAGCGATATGCAGCAGGCGGAGCTTGGCGACAACGTTCTCGTCTCGGAAGATCTCGAAGGGTTGGCGCGCGGAGATCTCGTGTTCTGGAAGGGGCACGTCGGCATCATGCTTGACGGCGTTATGTTCATTCACGCCAACGCCTATCACATGGTGGTCGCGGTCGAGCCGCTGTCCGAGGCCGCGCGACGGATCGCAAAATCCGGCAGCCATATCTCGGCGATCAAGCGGCTCGCCGGCCACGCGCCGTCTTTCTAA
- a CDS encoding glutathione S-transferase family protein: MMATPKLVHYHAPQTRSFAVRWLFEELGSPPHELKVLNMKKGEHKTPEFLAINPLGKLPTVTHDGVPVTEVGAIAIHLADLFPDAQLAPPLGDPARGTYLRWIIFNHGAVEPAVADRWRKIESSMPSAMSYGTYDGMVSTLVGALGSGPYILGERFSAADVVVGSSVRWLTLFKLLPETPEFTSYLERLTSRPAFKSALAKDEELVRALAS, translated from the coding sequence ATGATGGCAACGCCTAAGCTCGTTCACTACCACGCGCCACAAACGCGCTCCTTCGCCGTTCGCTGGCTCTTCGAAGAACTCGGATCACCGCCCCACGAACTCAAAGTGCTCAATATGAAAAAGGGCGAGCACAAAACGCCCGAGTTCCTCGCGATCAATCCGCTGGGAAAACTACCGACGGTCACCCACGACGGCGTTCCGGTGACGGAAGTCGGCGCCATCGCCATCCATCTCGCCGATCTCTTCCCTGACGCGCAGCTCGCTCCCCCATTAGGCGATCCCGCGCGCGGCACCTATTTGAGGTGGATCATCTTCAACCACGGCGCCGTCGAGCCCGCGGTCGCGGACCGCTGGCGAAAAATCGAGTCCTCGATGCCGTCAGCGATGAGCTACGGAACCTACGACGGCATGGTGAGCACGCTGGTGGGCGCGCTCGGCAGCGGACCTTACATTCTGGGTGAACGATTCTCTGCCGCCGATGTCGTAGTTGGTTCGTCCGTACGCTGGCTGACGCTGTTCAAGCTGCTGCCCGAGACGCCCGAATTCACGAGCTATCTTGAACGCCTGACGAGCCGCCCGGCCTTCAAGAGCGCGCTGGCGAAGGACGAAGAGCTGGTGCGCGCCCTGGCATCCTGA
- a CDS encoding ABC transporter ATP-binding protein — MSAAAPLVDVRNLSVAFGDGAEAVRVVKGVSFTVGKGETVALVGESGSGKTVSAMSILRLLPNSASHPTGEILFEGKDILKMNAAELRAIRGRRISIIFQEPMTTLNPLHTIEKQVGEIIKLHQTVSVENTRERVLELLKKVGIRDPEKRLGAYPHQLSGGQRQRVMIAIALANKPDLLIADEPTTALDVTIQAQILELLKSLQKEMGMAMLLITHDLGIVRRMAERVYVMRHGEIVETGPAEEVFTEPKHPYTRHLLEAEPKGMPPTTDTTRPVVVETDNLKVWFPIKQGLLQRTVDYVKAVDGLSMKLRAGETLGVVGESGSGKTTLGLAILRLLSSDGPIAYVGKRIDGLTNKQMRPLRKEMQIVFQDPYGSLSPRLTVGQIIEEGLTIQNPELDDRQRRERVSAALTEVGLDPASQDRYPHEFSGGQRQRIAIARAMVLQPKFVMLDEPTSALDMSVQAQIVDLLRDLQTRHDLAYLFISHDLKVVRALCNYVIVMKNGKVVEEGPARDIFEKPKDEYTKALLAAAFDLKVAHRGALAS; from the coding sequence ATGTCAGCCGCAGCGCCTCTCGTCGATGTTCGCAATCTGTCTGTCGCTTTCGGCGACGGCGCCGAAGCGGTGCGCGTTGTCAAAGGTGTGTCGTTCACGGTCGGCAAGGGTGAGACGGTTGCGCTTGTCGGCGAATCCGGCTCCGGCAAGACCGTCTCCGCAATGTCGATCCTGCGCCTGCTTCCCAATTCCGCCTCCCATCCGACGGGCGAGATTCTGTTCGAGGGGAAGGACATCCTGAAGATGAACGCGGCCGAGCTTCGCGCGATCCGCGGCCGGCGCATCTCCATCATCTTCCAGGAGCCGATGACGACGCTCAACCCGCTTCACACCATCGAGAAGCAGGTCGGCGAAATCATCAAGCTGCATCAGACCGTCTCGGTTGAGAATACTCGCGAACGCGTCCTCGAGCTTCTGAAGAAGGTCGGCATCCGCGATCCCGAAAAGCGGCTCGGCGCCTATCCGCATCAGCTGTCCGGCGGCCAACGTCAGCGCGTGATGATCGCGATCGCACTCGCCAATAAGCCGGACCTGCTGATCGCCGACGAGCCGACGACCGCCCTCGACGTGACGATCCAGGCGCAAATCCTCGAGCTTCTGAAGTCGCTGCAAAAAGAGATGGGCATGGCGATGCTGCTCATCACACACGACCTCGGCATCGTCCGCCGCATGGCCGAGCGCGTCTACGTCATGCGCCACGGCGAGATCGTCGAAACGGGACCGGCGGAAGAAGTCTTCACGGAGCCGAAGCATCCCTACACGCGCCATCTGCTCGAAGCCGAGCCCAAGGGAATGCCACCCACCACCGACACCACGCGGCCCGTGGTCGTCGAGACCGACAACCTCAAAGTCTGGTTTCCGATCAAACAGGGATTGCTTCAGCGGACGGTTGATTACGTGAAAGCCGTCGACGGGTTGTCGATGAAGCTCAGGGCCGGTGAAACCTTAGGCGTCGTCGGCGAATCCGGTTCCGGCAAGACGACGCTCGGCCTCGCCATTTTGCGTCTTCTCTCCTCCGACGGACCGATCGCTTACGTCGGCAAGCGCATCGACGGTTTGACGAACAAGCAGATGCGCCCGCTCCGCAAGGAAATGCAGATCGTCTTCCAAGATCCCTACGGTTCTCTCTCGCCGCGCCTCACCGTGGGCCAGATCATCGAAGAAGGGCTGACGATTCAAAATCCGGAGCTTGACGACCGCCAGCGCCGGGAACGCGTAAGCGCCGCCCTGACGGAGGTCGGTCTCGATCCGGCGTCCCAAGACCGCTATCCGCATGAATTCTCAGGCGGCCAGCGACAGCGCATTGCAATTGCCCGCGCCATGGTTCTGCAGCCGAAGTTCGTCATGCTCGACGAGCCGACGAGCGCGCTCGACATGAGCGTGCAAGCCCAGATCGTCGATCTCCTGCGCGACCTGCAGACGAGGCACGATCTTGCCTACCTGTTCATTAGTCACGACCTGAAAGTCGTGCGCGCGCTTTGCAACTACGTCATCGTCATGAAGAACGGCAAGGTCGTCGAGGAAGGCCCCGCGCGCGACATCTTTGAAAAGCCGAAGGACGAGTATACGAAGGCTCTTCTCGCGGCCGCATTCGACCTCAAAGTCGCCCACAGGGGAGCGCTCGCGAGCTGA